The Kitasatospora setae KM-6054 genome contains a region encoding:
- the sdhD gene encoding succinate dehydrogenase, hydrophobic membrane anchor protein — protein MQAHTAKGLGTGNPADAFVVEPARARTRKTPRRTRTNFEMLAWLFMRLSGVVLVVLVLGHLLINLMLDGGVSKVSFAFVAGRWASPFWQFWDLLMLWLAMLHGSNGMRTVINDYAEKDATRLWLKGLLGVATVFTVVLGTLVIFTFDPNI, from the coding sequence CTGCAGGCGCACACCGCCAAGGGCCTGGGCACCGGCAACCCGGCCGACGCCTTCGTGGTGGAGCCCGCCCGGGCCCGCACCAGGAAGACCCCGCGCCGCACCCGCACCAACTTCGAGATGCTCGCCTGGCTGTTCATGCGCCTGTCGGGTGTCGTCCTGGTGGTGCTGGTCCTCGGCCACCTGCTGATCAACCTGATGCTGGACGGCGGCGTCTCCAAGGTGAGCTTCGCCTTCGTGGCGGGCCGCTGGGCGTCCCCGTTCTGGCAGTTCTGGGACCTGCTGATGCTGTGGCTGGCGATGCTGCACGGCTCCAACGGCATGCGCACCGTCATCAACGACTACGCGGAGAAGGACGCCACTCGTCTGTGGCTCAAGGGTCTCCTCGGTGTCGCGACCGTCTTCACGGTCGTCCTCGGCACCCTGGTGATCTTCACCTTCGACCCGAACATCTAG
- a CDS encoding 2-oxo-4-hydroxy-4-carboxy-5-ureidoimidazoline decarboxylase translates to MRTEPSLLGLHRFNEADSGAVEEALLACCGSHRWALRLTAHRPYPDIESLLAAASEASYDLRPADLAEALADESWMPQPLLGMRAPGSQAAHTALRAAHAAYEARFGHVFVVCLDGVDPEEMLDAVLTSLRTRLANDPDEERLISAEELRRIALSRLEHLVAVKG, encoded by the coding sequence GTGCGGACGGAGCCGTCCCTGCTCGGGCTTCACCGTTTCAACGAAGCCGACTCCGGCGCGGTGGAGGAGGCGCTGCTCGCCTGCTGCGGCAGCCACCGCTGGGCCCTCCGCCTCACCGCCCACCGCCCGTACCCCGACATAGAGTCCCTGCTCGCCGCCGCCAGCGAGGCCAGCTACGACCTCCGCCCGGCGGACCTCGCCGAGGCGCTCGCCGACGAGAGCTGGATGCCCCAGCCGCTGCTCGGCATGCGCGCCCCGGGCAGCCAGGCGGCGCACACCGCGCTGCGCGCCGCCCACGCCGCGTACGAGGCCCGCTTCGGGCACGTCTTCGTGGTCTGCCTCGACGGCGTCGACCCGGAGGAGATGCTGGACGCCGTCCTCACCTCGCTCCGGACCCGCCTCGCCAACGACCCGGACGAGGAACGCCTGATCTCCGCCGAGGAGTTGCGCCGCATCGCGCTCAGCCGCCTGGAGCACCTGGTGGCCGTGAAGGGCTGA
- the sdhC gene encoding succinate dehydrogenase, cytochrome b556 subunit → MPAGTLYRGREGMWSWVAHRVTGVLIFFFLFAHVLDTALVRVSPEAYDSVIATYKIPLVNLMEYGLVAAILFHALNGLRVVAVDFWAKGPKYQKQMLWTVVGVWVVLMAGSFYPVLEHTLRTWFGG, encoded by the coding sequence GTGCCGGCTGGAACGCTGTACCGCGGCCGGGAAGGCATGTGGAGCTGGGTGGCTCACCGAGTCACCGGCGTCCTGATCTTCTTCTTCCTGTTCGCACATGTCCTTGACACCGCCCTGGTGCGGGTGTCGCCCGAGGCGTACGACTCGGTGATCGCCACGTACAAGATCCCGCTGGTGAACCTGATGGAGTACGGCCTGGTGGCCGCCATCCTGTTCCACGCGCTGAACGGCCTGCGGGTCGTGGCGGTGGACTTCTGGGCCAAGGGCCCGAAGTACCAGAAGCAGATGCTGTGGACCGTCGTGGGCGTCTGGGTCGTCCTGATGGCCGGCTCCTTCTACCCCGTCCTCGAGCACACCCTTCGCACCTGGTTCGGGGGCTGA